The following proteins come from a genomic window of Terribacillus aidingensis:
- a CDS encoding PP2C family protein-serine/threonine phosphatase, protein MDALKLDLSHYRELLKQYINTQDESALYEAEQISKRSIQHNISLEEIINTHINALEDIYPDLPENIQHSMSFLLEVMISYGLALQEFQDLRETQLEIKSEISVAARMQNTLLSTVKPDVEGFDIGVVSVPANQMNGDYHHFIHHEDGTVGITVADVIGKGIPAALCMSMIKYAMESFPSEHKNPSEILESLNRVVERNVDPSMFITMFYALFNPAASTISYSSAGHEPGFYYHAADDTFEEIRAKGVVLGVTDMAQYRQYEREIHAGDMVILLTDGVTECRQGDRFIESEEVLEVIKSFSHLSAQELVENVYKHFERLQDFHLRDDFTLIIIKKDV, encoded by the coding sequence GTGGATGCGCTTAAGCTAGATCTGTCACACTATCGTGAACTGCTCAAACAATACATCAATACACAAGACGAGTCTGCCTTATACGAGGCAGAGCAGATAAGTAAACGCTCCATCCAGCATAATATCTCGCTGGAGGAGATCATCAACACGCATATCAATGCGCTGGAAGATATTTATCCTGATCTTCCGGAGAACATTCAGCACTCGATGAGCTTTCTGTTGGAAGTAATGATTTCTTACGGTCTGGCATTGCAGGAATTCCAGGATCTTCGTGAAACACAGCTGGAGATAAAATCGGAAATTTCCGTAGCGGCCAGAATGCAAAATACATTGCTGTCAACAGTGAAGCCGGATGTAGAAGGTTTCGATATCGGAGTCGTAAGTGTACCTGCGAATCAAATGAATGGAGATTATCACCACTTCATCCATCATGAAGATGGTACTGTAGGTATAACGGTGGCTGATGTGATCGGCAAAGGTATCCCGGCAGCATTATGCATGTCGATGATCAAATACGCAATGGAAAGCTTTCCGTCTGAGCATAAAAACCCGAGTGAAATATTGGAAAGCCTTAATCGGGTAGTGGAACGGAATGTCGATCCAAGTATGTTCATTACAATGTTTTATGCGCTTTTCAATCCGGCAGCCAGCACAATATCCTATTCATCAGCGGGACATGAGCCAGGCTTCTATTATCATGCTGCTGACGATACCTTTGAAGAGATTCGGGCAAAAGGAGTCGTTCTTGGCGTGACAGATATGGCCCAGTACCGCCAGTATGAAAGGGAAATCCATGCAGGTGATATGGTTATCCTGCTTACCGATGGTGTGACAGAATGCCGTCAAGGAGATCGCTTCATTGAGAGTGAGGAAGTGCTTGAGGTTATCAAGAGCTTTTCCCATCTTTCAGCGCAGGAGTTGGTGGAAAACGTGTATAAGCATTTTGAAAGACTCCAGGATTTTCACCTGCGAGATGATTTTACACTGATAATTATCAAAAAAGATGTTTAA
- the rsbW gene encoding anti-sigma B factor RsbW — MESFDFIEIKVPAKPEYVGVIRLTSSGVANRMGFSYEDIEDLKVAISEAVTNTVNHAYEKDEDGEVTIGFGVYENRLEVMVADHGGSFNLDQVKRNIGPYEAAEPIEQLREGGFGLFLIDALMDKVEINSDSGVIVLMTKYLHENGVGLDDDQISTTQ, encoded by the coding sequence ATGGAATCTTTCGATTTTATCGAGATTAAAGTACCGGCTAAACCAGAATACGTTGGTGTAATTCGACTGACTAGCTCAGGTGTTGCAAACCGGATGGGCTTTTCCTACGAGGATATCGAGGATTTGAAGGTTGCAATTTCCGAGGCGGTAACAAACACTGTGAACCATGCATATGAGAAAGATGAAGATGGCGAAGTTACAATTGGTTTTGGTGTTTATGAAAATCGGCTCGAAGTCATGGTCGCGGATCATGGCGGCAGTTTCAACTTGGATCAAGTGAAACGGAATATTGGACCATATGAAGCTGCAGAACCCATTGAACAGCTGAGGGAGGGCGGTTTCGGTTTATTCCTGATTGACGCGTTGATGGACAAAGTGGAAATCAATAGTGATTCCGGAGTGATCGTCCTCATGACGAAATACCTTCATGAAAATGGGGTGGGACTAGATGACGACCAAATCTCAACCACACAATAA
- a CDS encoding SprT family protein: MREITMHNLQQIVEEISVAWFNRPFVDKARYNNRLQTTGGRYLPGKRIIEINPKYLQELGQEETIGIIKHELCHYHLHIEGKGYGHRDPEFRELLRQTKSPRFCNMLPSVKEKKLLYYRCTKCKHVYKRRKTVNTRKYGCGKCGGKLKKLENTELLEK, encoded by the coding sequence ATGAGAGAAATAACAATGCATAATCTGCAGCAAATCGTCGAAGAGATTTCCGTCGCATGGTTCAATCGACCATTTGTCGATAAAGCAAGGTATAACAATAGGCTGCAAACGACTGGAGGCAGGTACCTGCCGGGTAAACGGATAATCGAGATTAATCCGAAGTATTTGCAGGAGCTTGGCCAGGAAGAGACAATTGGAATTATCAAACACGAACTATGTCATTACCATCTTCATATAGAAGGGAAGGGGTACGGTCATAGGGATCCAGAATTCCGCGAGCTCCTTCGGCAAACGAAGTCACCACGCTTTTGTAATATGCTTCCGTCTGTTAAGGAAAAGAAGCTTTTATATTATAGATGTACGAAATGCAAGCATGTGTATAAGCGAAGAAAGACAGTGAATACGCGTAAATATGGTTGCGGTAAATGCGGAGGGAAGCTGAAAAAGCTAGAGAATACTGAGTTACTGGAGAAATAA
- the sigB gene encoding RNA polymerase sigma factor SigB, with the protein MTTKSQPHNNREDEVYKWIDHLQKYPTDEEIQEKIVLTYKDLVTSIARKYSKNSSIHEDLVQVGMLGLLAAIRRYNPEFGKSFESFAIPTIIGEIKRFIRDKTWSVHVPRRIKELGPKIRKAIDELTTDNQKSPTVAEIAAFLEVSEEDILETMEMGKSYKALSVDRKIEADSDGSTVAILDLVGSTDNGYEDIDRRMLLEKVLPILSEREQEILRCTYFENMSQKDTGERLGISQMHVSRLQRRALRKLREALQAEGADSFE; encoded by the coding sequence ATGACGACCAAATCTCAACCACACAATAACCGTGAGGATGAGGTTTATAAATGGATAGATCATCTGCAAAAGTATCCCACAGATGAAGAAATCCAAGAAAAAATCGTACTCACATACAAAGATCTTGTCACATCCATAGCGAGGAAATACTCTAAGAACAGTTCCATCCATGAAGATTTGGTTCAAGTTGGAATGCTCGGCTTGCTTGCAGCGATCCGTCGGTATAATCCGGAGTTCGGCAAGTCTTTCGAATCATTTGCTATTCCGACCATCATCGGAGAAATCAAACGTTTTATTCGCGATAAGACATGGAGTGTCCATGTGCCGCGGCGGATCAAAGAACTGGGTCCGAAAATTCGTAAAGCAATCGACGAGCTGACTACTGATAATCAGAAGTCCCCGACTGTGGCGGAAATCGCTGCTTTTCTGGAAGTGTCCGAGGAGGACATTTTAGAGACAATGGAAATGGGCAAAAGCTACAAGGCATTGTCTGTTGACAGAAAGATTGAAGCTGATTCAGATGGCAGTACTGTAGCGATCCTTGATTTGGTAGGTTCGACGGATAATGGCTACGAAGATATTGACCGCAGAATGCTGCTGGAAAAGGTGCTGCCGATTCTTAGTGAGCGGGAGCAGGAAATTCTTCGCTGCACTTATTTTGAGAATATGAGTCAAAAAGACACAGGAGAAAGACTCGGTATTTCTCAGATGCATGTATCGCGTCTGCAGCGCAGAGCTCTGCGCAAATTACGGGAAGCCTTACAAGCTGAAGGTGCTGACAGCTTTGAGTGA
- the cmpA gene encoding cortex morphogenetic protein CmpA — translation MPNWLKNQLSQAFLTKNVNQLKVLNQCWFFYKRKQQSNGG, via the coding sequence ATGCCTAATTGGTTGAAAAATCAACTATCACAAGCTTTCCTCACTAAAAACGTAAACCAATTGAAGGTTTTGAATCAATGCTGGTTCTTTTATAAACGGAAACAGCAGTCCAACGGCGGCTAA
- a CDS encoding Tex family protein, translating to MEATIQARLIQWVEKETSIKQSSIKQVINLLEEGNTVPFIARYRKEQTGALDEVEIKAIQDKWEYAQQLHQRKTEVIRLIEEQGKLTEELKRDILAAMQLQRIEDLYRPYKQKRRTKATIAKEKGLEPLAKGLYEQTIQHLEKEAKAYINPEKELQTVEEVLQGASDIVAEWISEQAAFRDYIREKTEKQGVLLTKVKKVEDDEKGVYEMYYGYQEPIRQMASHRTLAVNRGEKEGILRVTVEPPADVILGYLKRKVIKQRTAADVASVLQTIIEDSYKRLIQPSVEREIRSMLSEKAEEQAIKIFSENLKNLLLQPPLKGRVVLGVDPAFRTGCKLAVIDETGKLLEKNVIYPTAPRHDIKGAGKVVEALLNKYDVELIAIGNGTASRETEQFIADVIKQTESNVAYIIVNEAGASVYSASELARKEFPELQVEERSAISIGRRVQDPLAELVKIDPKSIGVGQYQHDVGQKRLNDSLGFVVETAVNQVGVNVNTASESLLQYVSGFSKTVAANVVKQRNEIGKFSSRKQLKSIPRLGSKTYEQSIGFLRVLDGEEPLDRTPIHPESYAATKQLLKRLGADVVDIGTDKLREKLADLDIAEIAAELGIGDLTLRDIVQALNQPGRDPRDDFDQPLLKQDVLAMEDLKEGMELQGTVRNVVDFGVFVDIGVKQDGLVHISKMSNKFVKHPMDIASVGDVVTVWVDRVDIDKQRIALTMVK from the coding sequence TTGGAAGCAACCATTCAAGCCAGACTCATCCAATGGGTCGAAAAAGAAACATCAATTAAGCAATCATCAATTAAGCAGGTCATCAATTTGCTGGAAGAGGGCAATACAGTACCGTTTATTGCGCGTTATAGGAAAGAGCAGACTGGCGCTCTTGATGAAGTTGAAATAAAAGCGATTCAAGATAAATGGGAGTATGCACAGCAGCTCCATCAGCGGAAGACAGAAGTAATCCGTTTGATTGAAGAACAAGGCAAACTGACAGAAGAACTAAAGCGTGATATTCTTGCAGCCATGCAGCTGCAGCGTATCGAAGATTTGTATCGTCCCTATAAGCAAAAGCGGCGCACAAAAGCTACAATCGCTAAAGAAAAAGGTTTGGAGCCTCTAGCAAAGGGGTTGTATGAACAAACAATCCAGCACCTTGAAAAAGAAGCCAAAGCATATATCAACCCTGAGAAAGAACTGCAGACAGTTGAAGAAGTGCTGCAGGGTGCAAGTGACATAGTAGCCGAATGGATCAGTGAGCAAGCAGCTTTCCGGGACTATATCCGAGAAAAGACAGAGAAGCAAGGTGTGCTGTTAACGAAAGTGAAAAAGGTAGAAGACGATGAAAAAGGCGTATACGAAATGTACTATGGGTACCAGGAGCCAATTCGTCAGATGGCGTCCCATCGGACATTGGCTGTCAACCGCGGTGAGAAAGAAGGCATACTGCGGGTAACTGTTGAGCCTCCTGCAGATGTCATTCTAGGTTATCTTAAACGGAAAGTTATCAAGCAAAGAACTGCTGCTGATGTGGCATCTGTCTTGCAAACAATTATAGAGGACAGCTATAAGCGTCTCATCCAGCCATCAGTTGAACGGGAAATTCGCTCCATGCTGTCAGAGAAAGCGGAAGAGCAAGCAATTAAAATTTTCTCGGAGAACTTGAAAAACCTTCTTCTTCAACCGCCATTGAAGGGTCGGGTTGTATTAGGAGTGGATCCGGCTTTTCGCACAGGCTGTAAGCTGGCAGTAATAGATGAGACAGGAAAATTGCTCGAAAAAAATGTCATCTATCCTACTGCACCGCGTCATGATATCAAAGGAGCTGGTAAAGTCGTTGAGGCATTATTGAATAAGTATGATGTAGAACTGATTGCAATTGGTAACGGAACTGCATCACGGGAAACAGAACAATTCATTGCAGATGTAATAAAACAGACGGAAAGCAACGTCGCTTATATAATCGTAAATGAGGCGGGTGCAAGTGTGTATTCTGCATCAGAATTAGCGAGAAAAGAATTTCCGGAACTGCAAGTAGAAGAACGAAGTGCTATTTCCATCGGTCGCAGAGTTCAGGATCCATTAGCAGAACTAGTCAAAATCGATCCAAAATCGATTGGTGTGGGACAGTACCAGCATGATGTGGGACAAAAAAGATTGAATGATTCCCTAGGTTTTGTTGTGGAGACTGCGGTAAACCAAGTGGGTGTCAATGTGAACACAGCCTCTGAATCCTTGCTGCAGTATGTATCTGGATTTAGTAAGACGGTGGCAGCAAATGTCGTGAAGCAGCGGAATGAAATTGGTAAGTTTTCCTCGCGTAAGCAGCTTAAGTCTATTCCTAGGCTCGGCAGCAAGACATATGAACAGAGTATCGGATTTCTGCGTGTCCTGGACGGCGAGGAGCCGCTTGATAGAACGCCTATCCATCCAGAGAGTTATGCTGCCACAAAGCAGCTTCTGAAGCGGCTTGGTGCGGATGTAGTGGATATAGGGACTGATAAACTGCGTGAGAAGCTTGCAGATCTTGATATAGCCGAGATTGCTGCAGAATTGGGCATCGGTGATCTTACACTCCGGGATATCGTACAAGCCCTTAATCAACCGGGAAGAGATCCGCGTGATGATTTTGATCAACCATTATTGAAGCAGGATGTATTGGCAATGGAAGATCTTAAAGAAGGGATGGAACTGCAAGGAACTGTCCGAAATGTCGTTGATTTTGGTGTGTTCGTCGACATAGGGGTTAAGCAAGATGGACTTGTCCATATATCCAAAATGTCTAATAAGTTTGTGAAGCATCCGATGGATATTGCATCGGTAGGAGATGTAGTCACTGTTTGGGTAGATAGAGTAGATATTGACAAACAGCGAATTGCACTTACAATGGTGAAGTAA
- a CDS encoding SpoIIE family protein phosphatase, translating into MSDTYLHMDVSAFQEPKKGNYYCGDSYFYHESEHEFICVLADGLGSGEFAKESSQVVVDVIQDHVHSGIDELIRRSNEVLVGKRGVVLGILKVDYRAGTYSFTSIGNIGIMTITSGKRERCIPSQGFLAGYPRKYKISRGILQDDMIFVMFSDGVSDNELTQDLFKEKDVRKIRDMFALSKQKPHKDDITMIAMKYTE; encoded by the coding sequence TTGAGTGATACTTATCTCCATATGGATGTGTCGGCGTTTCAGGAGCCTAAAAAGGGCAACTATTATTGCGGAGATAGTTATTTCTATCACGAATCGGAACATGAATTCATCTGTGTCCTGGCGGATGGTCTTGGAAGCGGAGAATTTGCAAAAGAGTCATCACAGGTTGTAGTAGATGTGATTCAAGACCATGTACACAGCGGAATCGATGAATTGATCAGGAGATCAAACGAAGTGCTGGTAGGGAAACGCGGAGTTGTCCTCGGTATCCTAAAGGTGGATTATCGGGCAGGTACGTATTCCTTCACTAGCATTGGGAATATCGGTATCATGACGATTACGAGCGGCAAAAGGGAACGCTGTATACCAAGCCAGGGTTTTCTTGCAGGGTATCCACGGAAATATAAAATTTCCCGAGGGATTCTACAGGATGATATGATATTCGTCATGTTCTCTGATGGGGTGTCTGATAACGAGCTTACACAAGACCTTTTCAAAGAAAAGGACGTACGCAAGATACGGGATATGTTCGCTCTTTCCAAACAAAAGCCGCATAAAGATGATATTACTATGATAGCTATGAAATACACGGAATAG
- a CDS encoding STAS domain-containing protein — protein MNLTVDVQEKEGKSVVLLAGEIDAYTAPKLKETLLSLTEKEGSKVEVNLEHVNYMDSTGLGVFVSGLKSTKENNSELKLVQLQDRVYRLFEITGLIDVIDVDKTVQGGY, from the coding sequence ATGAACTTAACTGTTGACGTACAAGAAAAAGAAGGAAAATCAGTAGTCTTATTAGCTGGTGAAATAGATGCGTATACAGCTCCTAAACTGAAAGAGACACTTTTATCCCTTACTGAAAAAGAGGGCAGTAAAGTGGAGGTTAATCTGGAGCATGTTAATTATATGGACAGTACCGGATTAGGCGTATTCGTTAGCGGATTGAAATCGACAAAAGAGAACAACAGTGAATTGAAGCTCGTACAGCTGCAGGACCGTGTATACCGTTTGTTCGAGATTACAGGTTTGATCGATGTGATCGATGTTGACAAAACAGTACAAGGTGGCTATTAA